One segment of Pseudomonas sp. FP2196 DNA contains the following:
- a CDS encoding SET domain-containing protein-lysine N-methyltransferase, which yields MNSHAVAGSAPRDTEGIYPFTGLPVRLGFPSCADFEIIHDENGIPTGVAARREFLRTSRMCRVSGQLLPYRCRQTRQLMTGIHIYDPRFCGVFEHACDPNVFLDMSELWLWALKDIHRGERLTMDYAATEDKLLRQFACGCGSKRCRGWITGYNEPPSVEGQHFLQRWHQRG from the coding sequence ATGAATAGCCACGCCGTTGCTGGATCCGCTCCCCGCGATACCGAGGGCATCTACCCCTTCACCGGTTTGCCAGTGCGCCTCGGCTTTCCGTCCTGCGCCGACTTCGAAATCATCCACGATGAGAACGGTATCCCGACAGGTGTAGCGGCGCGCCGTGAATTTCTGCGCACAAGCCGGATGTGTCGGGTTTCCGGACAATTACTGCCCTATCGCTGCCGACAGACCCGACAACTGATGACCGGCATCCATATCTACGATCCGCGCTTTTGCGGCGTGTTTGAACACGCCTGCGACCCGAACGTGTTTCTCGACATGAGCGAACTGTGGCTGTGGGCACTGAAAGATATCCACAGGGGCGAGCGGCTGACCATGGATTACGCCGCAACCGAAGACAAACTGCTGCGGCAGTTCGCCTGCGGTTGCGGTTCCAAGCGCTGCCGCGGGTGGATCACCGGTTACAACGAACCTCCCAGCGTCGAAGGCCAGCATTTTCTGCAACGCTGGCATCAGCGCGGATAA
- the can gene encoding carbonate dehydratase: MHDLQDLIDNNERWADAITKEDPDFFAKLARQQTPEYLWIGCSDARVPANEIVGMLPGDLFVHRNVANVVLHTDLNCLSVIQYAVDVLKVKHILVTGHYGCGGVRASMQDRQFGLIDGWLRSIRDLYYEKREELAKLPTEEEQVDRLCELNVIQQVANVAHTSIIQNAWHRGQSLSIHGCIYGIKDGRWKSLNTTISGFEQLPPQYRLRPVGAP; encoded by the coding sequence ATGCATGACTTACAAGACCTGATTGATAACAACGAGCGTTGGGCTGACGCGATCACCAAGGAAGACCCGGATTTCTTCGCCAAGCTGGCGCGTCAGCAAACCCCTGAATATCTGTGGATCGGCTGTTCCGACGCACGGGTGCCGGCCAACGAGATCGTCGGCATGCTGCCGGGCGATCTGTTCGTTCACCGCAACGTCGCCAACGTGGTGCTGCACACCGACCTCAACTGCCTGTCGGTGATCCAGTACGCGGTCGATGTGCTGAAGGTCAAACACATTCTGGTCACCGGCCACTACGGCTGCGGCGGTGTACGGGCGTCGATGCAGGATCGTCAGTTCGGCCTGATCGACGGCTGGCTGCGTTCGATCCGCGATCTGTACTACGAAAAACGTGAAGAGCTGGCCAAGCTGCCAACCGAAGAAGAGCAGGTCGATCGGCTGTGCGAGCTCAACGTCATCCAGCAAGTGGCCAACGTCGCCCACACCAGCATCATCCAGAACGCCTGGCATCGCGGGCAGAGCCTGTCGATTCACGGTTGCATCTATGGCATCAAGGACGGTCGCTGGAAAAGCCTGAACACGACCATCAGCGGTTTCGAGCAACTGCCGCCGCAATACCGCTTGCGTCCGGTCGGTGCGCCGTAA
- a CDS encoding serine kinase/phosphatase — protein sequence MTDSRRPFDAVQPEPIDDNEDRMGSVHELDFDDEQPSAKIGDELPEREREQLMPEERVRKAGLTGASNAEHEPTDDDMSPETLIHEDGARDAGETGEDNPADWDLSVVDEDDIGGGNGLDEAELARRDPIDGNR from the coding sequence ATGACTGATTCACGACGCCCTTTTGACGCGGTGCAACCGGAGCCCATCGATGATAACGAAGACCGCATGGGATCGGTGCATGAGCTCGATTTCGACGACGAACAACCCAGTGCGAAGATCGGTGATGAATTGCCCGAGCGCGAGCGTGAGCAGTTGATGCCTGAGGAGCGTGTGCGTAAGGCTGGCCTCACAGGTGCATCGAATGCTGAGCACGAGCCGACTGATGACGATATGAGCCCGGAAACGCTGATCCATGAAGATGGGGCACGGGATGCCGGTGAAACGGGAGAAGACAATCCGGCGGATTGGGATTTGAGCGTGGTCGATGAAGATGACATCGGTGGCGGCAATGGTCTGGATGAAGCGGAATTGGCGCGCCGTGATCCGATTGATGGCAACCGCTGA
- the rimI gene encoding ribosomal protein S18-alanine N-acetyltransferase, with protein sequence MSDAVTFRPMTEADLETVLKIEYAAYSHPWTRGIFLDGLGKYQIWLMFEGQQQVGHGVVQIILDEAHLLNITVKPENQGRGLGLTLLEHLMSRAYAAEARECFLEVRDSNTAAFKLYERYGFNEIGRRRDYYPAVGGREDAVVMACTLVD encoded by the coding sequence ATGAGTGACGCTGTAACGTTTCGCCCGATGACCGAGGCGGATCTGGAAACCGTGTTGAAAATTGAGTACGCCGCTTACAGCCACCCGTGGACTCGCGGGATTTTTCTCGATGGCCTGGGCAAATACCAGATCTGGCTGATGTTCGAAGGTCAGCAGCAGGTCGGCCACGGGGTGGTGCAGATCATTCTCGATGAGGCGCATCTGCTCAATATCACGGTGAAACCGGAAAATCAGGGGCGTGGGCTTGGGCTGACGTTGCTCGAACATCTGATGTCGCGGGCGTATGCCGCCGAGGCTCGCGAGTGTTTCCTCGAAGTGCGTGACAGCAATACCGCAGCGTTCAAGCTGTATGAGCGTTATGGCTTCAATGAGATTGGCCGGCGTCGGGATTACTATCCGGCTGTTGGCGGGCGTGAAGATGCTGTGGTCATGGCCTGCACACTGGTTGATTGA
- a CDS encoding energy transducer TonB produces MQVVNWLPRTELPFAAPSRPELLDMPEPEVEVPALLAPQAEAPVPVAAARPAERPKIEVPRPSLASTRTGAKPVEEVDDTPVVAKPAPVPPPRFALQLLRAGRCLLLVELPTGEPFQSRDPAYLLLKDMLRAAGLPDAPQIVGEPVRWPWLNRGTMDQGPDAARDFVQGFLSVQMEAAPCACLWLIGLPAVRFAGEADAEAFNRELQIEGLGSAWAIPGLELLMEEPQRKAAVWQAMRRLMARWKESNE; encoded by the coding sequence ATGCAGGTGGTCAACTGGCTGCCGCGCACCGAATTGCCCTTCGCCGCCCCGTCGCGGCCCGAGCTGCTGGACATGCCCGAGCCTGAGGTTGAGGTTCCGGCGTTGCTGGCACCGCAGGCCGAAGCCCCGGTACCAGTGGCTGCCGCGCGTCCGGCCGAGCGACCGAAGATCGAAGTACCGCGTCCGTCGCTGGCGAGCACCCGCACCGGTGCGAAACCGGTGGAAGAGGTCGACGACACGCCGGTGGTCGCCAAACCGGCCCCGGTGCCGCCACCGCGTTTCGCCCTGCAATTGCTGCGCGCCGGGCGTTGCCTGCTGCTGGTGGAGTTACCCACAGGCGAACCCTTCCAGAGCCGTGATCCCGCCTATTTGCTGCTTAAAGACATGCTGCGCGCCGCCGGTCTGCCGGATGCGCCGCAGATCGTCGGCGAGCCCGTGCGCTGGCCGTGGTTGAATCGCGGCACGATGGATCAGGGCCCGGATGCGGCGCGCGACTTTGTGCAGGGATTCCTCTCGGTACAGATGGAAGCGGCGCCGTGCGCCTGCCTGTGGCTGATCGGCCTGCCGGCGGTGCGTTTTGCCGGTGAAGCGGACGCTGAAGCATTCAATCGTGAATTGCAGATCGAAGGTCTGGGGTCGGCCTGGGCCATTCCCGGTCTGGAATTGTTAATGGAAGAGCCACAGCGCAAGGCCGCTGTGTGGCAAGCCATGCGTCGGCTGATGGCGCGCTGGAAAGAATCGAATGAGTGA
- the mksB gene encoding Mks condensin complex protein MksB — protein sequence MIEPKRVLRALAEHWALLEPLCEHFDQGTLSLNELRTQLAAQQLDSTPQDITSLLDVWIRLDILVPVAKSPNRFELNAQIHDFLAYLRREHRLGLCLEIEAYLRHLERLAGYIQDAFDIRDGNDLARQLRLLDMRVRDVLKKLDNDEQALVAVAERAKTSDRQIPLRQRYAEVLATWDEYVEPMIDLVNADGAFEQGVRKVETVLLKMLSEQQRLGHLVDDDMLLRTHARILEMQTSAQLTLRHARELLLPLREEARRHNAVTRGAALALAAIRRKGIDAVPQAAMPLFTRPQSTFLGSASQVEAYVYALARFEPKPARFPKAHKIQKGEAPRAPRTVREMVDRCEESLPMPDLMTWLLEQEPDGATDELLYWFSRLSREKRFKRERLERREYHTHEHQVSLRSFALLSARDTAAEDSASIPNAS from the coding sequence ATGATCGAACCCAAGCGCGTCTTGCGCGCCCTCGCTGAACACTGGGCACTTCTGGAGCCACTGTGCGAGCACTTCGACCAAGGCACCTTGAGCCTCAACGAACTGCGCACGCAACTGGCCGCCCAACAACTGGACAGCACGCCGCAGGACATCACCAGCCTGCTCGACGTGTGGATTCGCCTCGATATTCTGGTGCCCGTGGCGAAAAGCCCGAACCGTTTCGAGCTGAACGCGCAGATCCACGACTTCCTCGCCTACCTGCGCCGTGAGCACCGTCTGGGCCTGTGCCTGGAAATCGAAGCCTATCTGCGCCACCTCGAACGTCTGGCCGGTTACATCCAGGACGCGTTCGACATCCGTGACGGCAACGACCTCGCCCGTCAGTTGCGTCTTCTCGATATGCGCGTGCGTGACGTATTGAAGAAGCTCGACAACGACGAACAGGCGCTGGTGGCCGTGGCCGAACGGGCGAAAACCAGTGACCGGCAGATTCCGTTGCGTCAGCGGTACGCCGAAGTGCTGGCGACCTGGGACGAATACGTCGAGCCGATGATCGATCTGGTGAACGCCGACGGCGCCTTCGAACAAGGCGTGCGCAAGGTCGAAACCGTGCTGCTGAAGATGCTCAGCGAACAGCAGCGCCTCGGCCATCTGGTCGATGACGACATGCTGCTGCGCACTCACGCGCGCATCCTTGAAATGCAGACCAGCGCCCAGCTGACCCTGCGTCACGCCCGCGAATTGCTGCTGCCGCTGCGAGAAGAAGCGCGCCGGCACAACGCCGTGACCCGTGGCGCCGCACTCGCATTGGCGGCGATTCGCCGCAAAGGCATCGACGCCGTGCCGCAAGCCGCGATGCCGCTGTTCACCCGCCCGCAAAGCACCTTCCTCGGCAGTGCCAGTCAGGTCGAAGCCTACGTTTACGCACTGGCGCGTTTCGAGCCGAAACCGGCGCGCTTCCCCAAGGCGCACAAGATTCAGAAAGGCGAGGCGCCACGTGCGCCGCGCACCGTGCGCGAGATGGTCGACCGTTGCGAAGAATCCCTACCGATGCCGGATCTGATGACCTGGCTGCTGGAGCAGGAACCAGACGGCGCCACCGACGAGTTGCTTTACTGGTTCTCGCGCCTGTCGCGGGAAAAACGCTTCAAGCGCGAGCGTCTGGAACGCCGCGAATACCACACTCACGAGCACCAGGTCAGCCTGCGCTCCTTCGCCCTGCTCTCGGCCCGCGACACCGCCGCCGAGGATTCTGCGAGCATCCCAAATGCATCTTGA
- the mksE gene encoding Mks condensin complex protein MksE produces MHLDLSELSQLAPIFRELFKGYHVSRRDPELYAQLSNFQDQYRTLFKALGFELVCDTRGFYYFVPDMAAAAVNKTAQRLALFTFILVEHLADQGRDPIAVLDGGSLGREELPSLLEKYRDLFIQAEVQTVEELEEKIMRRMTQLGFAGEENGVYRFLPPMHRFLDVCLSVQQDRDLAASVHSVLPLPAPVLIDEAAEAKFLKTDDPLDLSEFDEESEEDALARAIAEEQESDA; encoded by the coding sequence ATGCATCTTGATCTCTCCGAACTGTCCCAACTCGCGCCGATCTTCCGCGAGCTGTTCAAAGGCTACCACGTCAGCCGCCGCGACCCGGAGCTGTACGCGCAACTGTCGAACTTCCAGGATCAGTACCGCACGCTGTTCAAGGCCCTGGGGTTTGAACTGGTCTGCGACACCCGTGGTTTCTACTACTTCGTGCCGGACATGGCCGCGGCGGCGGTGAACAAGACTGCCCAGCGGCTGGCGCTATTCACTTTCATCCTTGTCGAACATCTGGCCGACCAGGGCCGTGACCCGATCGCCGTGCTCGACGGCGGCAGCCTCGGCCGCGAAGAACTGCCGTCGCTGCTGGAGAAGTACCGCGACCTGTTCATTCAGGCCGAAGTACAGACGGTTGAAGAGCTGGAAGAAAAAATCATGCGCCGCATGACGCAACTGGGTTTTGCTGGCGAAGAAAACGGCGTTTACCGCTTCCTGCCACCGATGCACCGCTTCCTTGACGTGTGCCTGTCGGTCCAGCAAGACCGCGATCTGGCCGCCAGCGTCCACAGCGTTCTGCCGCTGCCGGCGCCCGTGCTGATCGACGAAGCCGCCGAAGCCAAATTCCTCAAGACCGACGATCCGCTCGACTTGAGCGAATTTGACGAAGAAAGCGAAGAAGACGCACTGGCCCGCGCCATTGCCGAAGAACAGGAGTCCGACGCATGA
- the mksF gene encoding Mks condensin complex protein MksF — translation MSQERYGIRRFALLNTAGYSLGLFPLEEPLSVYGANNLGKSASINALQFPILARMSDMSFGKYSLEQSRRFYFASDTSYILVEVNLPHGPHVIGVVGRGPGGGFGHQFFAYAGKLDLAHYQKNDTCLRQKELFSNLEKEGLKAYELKPDELRRLLVGGHTSIPLDLTLIPLRSTSEQSLKTFRALFINLLHMREITAAKLKQLFLDAFEHSLRSGSVDYIAACEEAFRDVRRMEQDYNSLVAAGPLVEALANGVKQRDVLRGKLHRLSPLLDSLLGTWSDYASARKEELTIQADHYRGEQDALQNNQRGGTQELMRLEREISGIQRWLGELSVLKNRFALVDDVKVLEQQLLAAKDAHDELAGALAQSRQFSAEDLEERLRDLEKRLKSVKQQLDHADNNSYARLREEFSQQDVERLMRLFNSALFSLPLGEHGITLDEDGEWVKSVELILDGFKGERFEVPGLSIDISHIEPPALQALADRAALRDQKERLEKELKQLKTQQAVAADRAASKTQTEALYQQVLDAQKALEDFRRTQTLSAEEGDKLEQLAQMEGAQDELKRSSDAFTERVQQLSAKLQLVGRQIADMEAKQRTLDDALRRRQLLPADLPFGTPFMDPVDDSMDNLLPLLNDYQDSWQGLLRADGQIEALYAQVRLKGVAKFDSEDDMERRLSLLINAYAHRTDEALTLGKARRAAVTDIARTLRNIRSDYDSLEHQLALFNREINKRQVSNLQSFRIVLAPNKEALKHIDQIIHSAGQYEEGETLSVFDLSQSAEQDNKNEEAKEYLARLVAANHNQLGLKDLFELAFEITKVNGQPVIHTDIDGAASNGTTMTIKALTNMYLLLHLMDRDQAGRVRLPYYLDEAADIDEKNQAALLETSLQLGFVPILASVKPQVCASVAIDLEGGSGPAGIYIDEADWKYIRRHDVVKATLNVEADEPELDEV, via the coding sequence ATGAGCCAGGAACGCTACGGCATCCGCCGCTTTGCCCTTTTGAACACCGCCGGTTACAGCCTCGGCCTGTTTCCGCTGGAAGAACCCTTGTCGGTCTACGGCGCGAACAACCTCGGTAAATCGGCGTCGATCAACGCGTTGCAGTTCCCGATTCTGGCGCGCATGTCGGACATGAGTTTCGGCAAGTACAGTCTGGAACAATCGCGGCGTTTCTACTTCGCTTCCGACACCAGTTACATCCTGGTTGAAGTGAACCTGCCCCACGGCCCGCACGTGATCGGCGTGGTCGGTCGCGGCCCGGGTGGCGGTTTCGGTCACCAGTTCTTCGCCTACGCCGGCAAGCTCGATCTGGCGCATTACCAGAAAAACGACACCTGCCTGCGTCAGAAAGAGCTGTTCAGCAACCTTGAGAAGGAAGGCCTCAAAGCCTACGAGCTCAAACCTGATGAACTGCGTCGCTTGCTGGTCGGCGGTCACACGTCGATCCCGCTGGATCTGACTCTGATTCCGTTGCGCTCCACCAGCGAGCAGAGTCTGAAGACCTTCCGCGCGCTGTTCATCAACCTCCTGCACATGCGCGAAATCACCGCGGCCAAACTCAAGCAGTTGTTCCTGGATGCTTTCGAGCACAGCCTGCGATCCGGTAGCGTCGATTACATCGCCGCGTGCGAAGAAGCGTTTCGCGACGTGCGCCGTATGGAACAGGACTACAACTCGCTGGTTGCCGCTGGCCCATTGGTTGAAGCCTTGGCCAACGGCGTGAAACAACGCGACGTGCTGCGCGGCAAACTGCATCGCCTGTCGCCGTTGCTCGACTCTTTGCTCGGCACCTGGTCGGACTACGCCAGTGCGCGCAAAGAAGAGCTGACCATTCAGGCCGACCACTACCGTGGCGAGCAGGATGCGCTGCAAAACAATCAGCGCGGCGGCACTCAGGAACTGATGCGTCTGGAGCGGGAAATCTCCGGCATCCAGCGCTGGCTCGGCGAGCTGTCGGTACTGAAAAACCGCTTCGCGCTGGTCGACGACGTCAAAGTGCTGGAGCAGCAACTGCTGGCGGCCAAAGATGCCCACGACGAACTGGCCGGCGCCCTGGCGCAATCCCGTCAGTTCAGCGCCGAGGATCTGGAAGAGCGTCTGCGCGATCTGGAAAAACGCCTGAAGTCGGTGAAGCAGCAACTCGATCACGCCGACAACAACAGCTATGCGCGCCTGCGCGAAGAATTCTCGCAGCAGGACGTCGAGCGCCTGATGCGCCTGTTCAACAGCGCGCTGTTCAGCCTGCCGCTGGGCGAACACGGCATCACCCTCGACGAAGATGGCGAGTGGGTCAAATCGGTTGAGCTGATTCTTGATGGCTTCAAGGGCGAACGCTTCGAAGTGCCGGGCCTGTCGATCGACATCTCGCACATCGAGCCGCCGGCCCTGCAAGCGCTGGCCGACCGTGCTGCGCTGCGTGATCAGAAAGAGCGTCTGGAAAAAGAACTCAAGCAACTGAAAACCCAGCAAGCTGTGGCTGCCGATCGCGCCGCGAGCAAGACCCAGACCGAAGCGCTGTACCAGCAAGTGCTGGATGCGCAGAAAGCCTTGGAAGACTTCCGCCGTACCCAGACGCTGAGCGCCGAAGAAGGCGACAAACTCGAACAACTGGCGCAGATGGAAGGCGCGCAGGACGAGCTCAAGCGCTCCAGCGATGCGTTCACCGAGCGCGTCCAGCAACTGTCGGCCAAGCTGCAACTGGTCGGCCGACAGATCGCCGACATGGAAGCCAAGCAACGCACCCTCGATGACGCTCTGCGCCGCCGTCAGTTGTTGCCGGCGGATCTGCCGTTCGGTACGCCGTTCATGGATCCGGTCGACGATTCGATGGACAACTTGCTGCCGTTGCTCAACGACTATCAGGACAGTTGGCAGGGCTTGCTGCGCGCCGATGGCCAGATCGAAGCGCTGTATGCGCAAGTGCGCCTCAAAGGCGTGGCCAAGTTCGACAGCGAAGACGACATGGAGCGCCGTCTGTCACTGCTGATCAATGCCTATGCACACCGTACCGACGAAGCCCTGACCCTCGGTAAGGCCCGCCGTGCAGCAGTCACCGATATCGCCCGGACTCTGCGCAACATCCGCAGCGACTACGACAGCCTTGAACATCAACTGGCGCTGTTCAACCGCGAGATCAACAAGCGTCAGGTCTCCAACCTGCAGAGCTTCCGAATCGTGCTTGCGCCGAACAAGGAAGCGCTCAAGCACATCGATCAGATCATCCACAGCGCCGGTCAGTACGAAGAAGGCGAAACCCTGTCGGTGTTCGATCTGAGCCAAAGCGCCGAGCAGGACAACAAGAACGAAGAGGCCAAGGAATACCTCGCACGGCTGGTGGCGGCGAACCACAACCAGCTCGGCCTCAAGGATTTGTTCGAACTGGCGTTCGAGATCACCAAGGTCAACGGCCAGCCGGTTATCCACACCGACATCGACGGCGCGGCGTCCAACGGCACGACCATGACCATCAAGGCGCTGACCAACATGTACTTGTTGCTGCACTTGATGGATCGCGATCAGGCCGGTCGCGTACGCCTGCCGTACTACCTCGACGAGGCAGCGGACATCGACGAGAAGAACCAGGCGGCACTGCTGGAAACCAGCCTGCAACTGGGCTTCGTGCCGATTCTGGCGAGCGTGAAGCCGCAGGTCTGCGCCAGTGTCGCCATCGACCTGGAAGGCGGCAGCGGCCCGGCGGGGATCTACATTGACGAGGCGGACTGGAAGTACATCCGTCGCCATGATGTGGTGAAGGCGACCCTCAATGTTGAAGCGGATGAGCCGGAGCTGGATGAGGTTTGA
- a CDS encoding PqiB family protein, producing the protein MTDLPVAKTRPASNWSAIWVLPLIALIIGGWLGWRAYSETGIEIQVRFESGEGIQANKTEVMYKGMSVGKVKALKLDDEGNSKGVIATVEMNKDVGQYLKTSTRFWLVKPSVTLAGITGLETLVSGNYVAISPGEGEPARKFKALAEEPPLSDAKPGLHLTIKADRLGSLNRGSPVFYKQIKVGQVKSYLLSEDQSTVELKVFIEPTYAKLVRKHTRFWNASGISIDANLSGVKVRSESLASIVAGGIAFATPENRKDSPPTDPSLPFRLYEDFDAAAAGIRVKVKLSDFEGLQAGRTPVMYKGIQVGNMKALKVDPDLNSATAELTLDPLAEDYLVDGTQFWVVKPSISLAGITGLEALVKGNYIAVRPGDKGAAPKREFEARPKAPPLDLRSPGLHLVLFTDALGSIDVGSPILYKQVKVGSVQSYQFSKTKKQLVIGVHIDKEYENLVNASTRFWNVSGITLTGGLTGGIQVKSESLQTLMAGGIAFETPQAKAPLQKRIPRFRLFANHDEANQKGAVVTIKVDRADGLRSGTPVRFKGLDVGKIESVDLTDDLQSVILTARITEVPEKIARVGSQFWVVKPELGLMKTSNLETLVTGQYIEVQPAAKNLGPQKNFVALANAPEVTKQEAGLSLVLSAARRGSLKPGVPVTYREITVGKVTGYELGQTADRVLVHILIEPKYAPLVRTGSRFWNTSGVGFDIGLFNGLTVRTESLETAIQGGIAFATPDGERMGNPARAEQTFPLFDKFEDEWLTWAPKISLGK; encoded by the coding sequence ATGACTGATTTGCCCGTAGCGAAAACCCGACCGGCCTCGAACTGGTCTGCCATTTGGGTACTGCCTCTGATTGCGCTGATCATCGGCGGTTGGCTTGGCTGGCGTGCCTATTCCGAAACCGGTATCGAGATCCAGGTGCGCTTCGAAAGCGGCGAAGGCATCCAGGCCAACAAGACCGAGGTCATGTACAAAGGCATGTCGGTCGGTAAGGTGAAGGCGCTCAAACTCGACGACGAAGGCAACTCCAAGGGGGTGATTGCCACGGTCGAAATGAACAAGGACGTCGGGCAGTACCTCAAGACCAGCACCCGCTTCTGGCTGGTCAAACCAAGTGTGACCTTGGCGGGTATTACCGGTCTGGAAACCCTGGTGTCCGGTAACTACGTGGCCATCAGCCCTGGCGAAGGCGAGCCTGCGCGCAAATTCAAGGCGTTGGCTGAGGAGCCGCCGCTGTCCGACGCCAAACCCGGTCTGCACCTGACGATCAAGGCTGATCGCCTCGGTTCGCTGAATCGCGGGAGTCCCGTGTTCTACAAGCAGATCAAGGTTGGCCAGGTAAAAAGCTACCTGCTTTCCGAAGATCAAAGCACGGTCGAACTCAAAGTCTTTATCGAGCCGACCTACGCCAAACTCGTGCGCAAACACACGCGTTTCTGGAACGCCAGCGGCATCAGCATCGATGCCAATCTGTCCGGAGTAAAAGTGCGTAGCGAATCCTTGGCGAGTATTGTTGCCGGCGGTATCGCTTTTGCCACGCCTGAGAACCGCAAGGACAGTCCACCGACAGATCCAAGCCTGCCGTTCCGTCTCTATGAAGACTTCGATGCCGCCGCTGCCGGGATTCGGGTCAAGGTCAAACTCAGCGACTTCGAAGGCCTGCAGGCCGGCCGCACGCCAGTGATGTACAAAGGCATTCAGGTCGGCAACATGAAAGCGCTGAAGGTTGATCCGGATTTGAACAGCGCCACAGCCGAGCTCACCCTTGATCCATTGGCTGAGGACTATCTGGTCGATGGCACTCAGTTCTGGGTGGTCAAACCGTCGATTTCCCTCGCCGGTATCACCGGGTTGGAGGCGCTGGTGAAAGGTAACTACATCGCCGTACGCCCGGGCGACAAAGGTGCGGCACCGAAACGCGAATTCGAGGCCAGGCCAAAAGCGCCGCCGCTGGATCTGCGCTCGCCGGGCCTGCACCTGGTGCTGTTCACCGATGCCCTCGGCTCAATCGATGTGGGTAGCCCGATTCTGTACAAGCAGGTCAAGGTCGGTTCGGTGCAAAGCTACCAGTTCTCCAAGACCAAGAAGCAATTGGTCATCGGTGTGCACATCGATAAGGAATACGAAAACCTGGTCAATGCCTCGACCCGTTTCTGGAATGTCAGCGGTATCACACTGACCGGAGGTTTGACGGGTGGGATTCAGGTGAAGAGCGAGTCACTGCAAACCCTGATGGCCGGCGGCATCGCTTTCGAAACCCCGCAAGCCAAGGCGCCGTTGCAGAAGCGCATCCCGCGTTTCCGTCTGTTCGCCAACCATGACGAGGCCAATCAGAAAGGCGCCGTGGTGACGATCAAAGTCGATCGCGCAGACGGTTTACGCAGTGGCACGCCGGTTCGCTTCAAGGGACTTGATGTCGGCAAGATCGAAAGTGTCGATCTGACTGATGATCTGCAATCGGTCATCCTGACCGCGCGCATCACTGAAGTGCCGGAAAAAATTGCCCGCGTTGGCAGTCAGTTCTGGGTGGTCAAACCGGAGCTGGGTCTGATGAAGACTTCAAACCTGGAAACGCTGGTCACCGGGCAATACATTGAGGTGCAACCGGCGGCGAAGAACCTTGGCCCGCAGAAGAACTTTGTGGCACTGGCCAATGCGCCGGAAGTGACCAAGCAAGAGGCGGGTTTGAGTCTGGTGTTGAGTGCTGCTCGTCGTGGCTCGTTGAAGCCGGGCGTGCCGGTGACTTACCGCGAAATCACCGTCGGTAAGGTCACCGGTTATGAACTGGGCCAGACCGCCGACCGAGTGTTGGTGCATATTCTGATCGAGCCGAAATATGCGCCGTTGGTGCGTACGGGCAGCCGCTTCTGGAACACCAGTGGCGTGGGTTTCGATATCGGTCTGTTCAATGGTTTGACGGTACGCACGGAGTCGCTTGAGACGGCGATTCAGGGCGGGATAGCTTTCGCCACGCCGGATGGCGAGCGCATGGGTAATCCGGCTCGGGCTGAGCAGACATTCCCGTTGTTCGACAAGTTCGAGGATGAGTGGCTGACCTGGGCGCCGAAGATTTCACTCGGCAAATAG
- a CDS encoding paraquat-inducible protein A yields the protein MRAIDAGILICTECHELNRQEADTDEQTCTRCGASVHARRPNSLARTWALLITAAIIYIPANVLPIMTVSSLGQGDPSTIMSGVIQLVQHGMIPIAAVVFIASILVPTFKLVGIALLLFSVQRRQPLSARQRIWMYRFIEFIGRWSMLDIFVIAILVAVVNFGRLASVEANLGAIAFATVVILTMLAAVTFDPRLIWDNTESDDDHD from the coding sequence ATGCGGGCGATTGATGCGGGCATTCTGATTTGTACCGAATGCCACGAATTGAACAGGCAGGAAGCGGACACCGATGAGCAAACCTGCACACGATGCGGGGCCTCGGTTCATGCTCGCCGTCCAAACAGTCTGGCCCGAACCTGGGCACTGCTGATCACGGCTGCGATTATCTATATTCCGGCCAACGTACTGCCGATCATGACTGTCAGTTCCTTGGGGCAGGGCGATCCGAGCACCATCATGTCCGGCGTGATCCAGTTGGTGCAGCACGGCATGATTCCAATTGCAGCCGTGGTGTTCATCGCCAGTATCCTGGTGCCGACGTTTAAACTGGTCGGCATCGCCCTGCTGCTGTTTTCGGTGCAGCGGCGTCAGCCGTTGTCCGCGCGTCAGCGCATCTGGATGTACCGCTTTATCGAGTTCATTGGCCGCTGGTCGATGCTCGATATTTTTGTGATCGCCATTCTGGTGGCGGTCGTCAATTTCGGCCGGCTTGCCAGTGTCGAAGCCAATCTTGGCGCCATCGCTTTCGCCACTGTGGTGATTTTGACGATGCTCGCCGCAGTAACTTTCGATCCCCGACTGATTTGGGATAACACGGAGTCGGACGACGACCATGACTGA